In Horticoccus luteus, the following proteins share a genomic window:
- a CDS encoding type II toxin-antitoxin system VapB family antitoxin, protein MKTTIDLPEDELAEAIRHTGAKTKTEAVSLAVADFNRRQRLTRLAARMGTFQDMLTRNDLNRMRETD, encoded by the coding sequence ATGAAGACGACCATTGACCTTCCCGAGGATGAGCTGGCGGAAGCGATTCGTCACACTGGCGCGAAAACCAAGACGGAGGCAGTGAGCCTGGCGGTCGCGGATTTCAACCGGCGGCAACGTTTGACCCGCCTCGCGGCCCGGATGGGCACGTTCCAGGATATGTTGACACGCAACGACCTGAACCGGATGCGGGAGACCGACTGA
- a CDS encoding PIN domain-containing protein yields the protein MKLIDTSSWIDALRRDGDVAVRVRVQALMQTGEAGWCDFVRLELWNGLRGAAERKQMEALEADITLLATTDAVWSRSRELARRARASGLTVPGADVLIAACAWEHGVEIEHDDAHLAALVALFN from the coding sequence TTGAAGCTCATCGACACGTCCAGTTGGATTGACGCTCTGCGCCGGGATGGAGATGTCGCGGTGCGGGTCCGTGTACAGGCCCTCATGCAAACGGGGGAAGCCGGGTGGTGCGATTTCGTGCGGTTGGAGCTATGGAACGGGCTGCGCGGGGCGGCGGAGCGCAAGCAAATGGAGGCCTTGGAGGCCGATATTACCCTTTTGGCGACGACGGACGCCGTGTGGAGTCGCTCGCGCGAACTGGCGCGGCGGGCCCGGGCGAGCGGACTCACGGTGCCCGGGGCGGACGTATTGATTGCGGCCTGCGCTTGGGAGCATGGCGTGGAAATAGAGCACGACGATGCGCACCTCGCAGCGCTCGTCGCACTTTTCAACTGA